A genome region from Marinifilum sp. JC120 includes the following:
- the eutM gene encoding ethanolamine utilization microcompartment protein EutM → MSSLNALGMIETKGLVGAVEAADAMVKAANVTLVGKTQVGGGLVTVMVRGDVGAVKAATDAGAAAAQNVGELISVHVIPRPHGEVEIILPKSEG, encoded by the coding sequence ATGTCCTCATTGAACGCACTGGGTATGATTGAAACCAAAGGTCTCGTTGGCGCTGTTGAAGCTGCTGACGCAATGGTAAAAGCAGCAAACGTAACTCTGGTCGGTAAGACTCAGGTTGGCGGCGGTCTCGTAACCGTTATGGTTCGCGGCGATGTTGGTGCTGTTAAAGCAGCAACTGACGCTGGCGCAGCAGCTGCTCAGAACGTTGGTGAACTCATCAGCGTACACGTAATCCCCCGCCCCCACGGCGAAGTTGAAATCATCCTTCCTAAGTCTGAAGGTTAA
- a CDS encoding acetaldehyde dehydrogenase (acetylating): MVDKDLLSIQEARSLVRAAKTAQADLVEMTQEQVDGIVKAISEAAYAQAESLAALAVEETGFGKVQDKKTKNVLASQSLYEAIKDMKTIGVLCDDKEKKIVEIAVPMGVIAGIVPSTNPTSTTIYKSMIALKSGNAIVFTPHPSAKKCIGKTVEIIRSVLHDCGVSEDLVSVMSVPTIQGSGELMKVSDLILATGGPGMVKAAYSSGTPALGVGAGNVPAYIERSADIKDAVTKIFASKTFDNGTVCASEQSIITESCIAEQVKAEVIAQGGYFLYGEDLTKVKAVMERGNGSMNPAIVGRDAGYIAKLAGISVPAGTRLLVSDEKGVGHKYPFSKEKLTALLGFYVVEDWKGACEMCHALLENGGIGHSLAIHSKNEEVIREFGMKKPVSRMLVNTPSTHGAVGLTTSLFPSFTLGCGTVGGSSTSDNVTPLNLMNVRRMAYDLGNFSCESAPAAHASDSESIDVQAITAMIVEQLKQMV, from the coding sequence ATGGTAGACAAGGATTTATTGTCCATTCAAGAAGCCCGTTCACTGGTTCGTGCCGCTAAAACAGCACAGGCTGATCTGGTGGAAATGACTCAGGAACAGGTTGACGGCATTGTAAAGGCTATTTCCGAAGCAGCTTACGCTCAGGCGGAGTCCCTTGCAGCACTCGCTGTTGAAGAGACCGGTTTCGGTAAGGTTCAAGACAAGAAGACCAAGAACGTTCTTGCAAGTCAGAGCCTTTACGAAGCCATCAAAGATATGAAGACCATCGGTGTGCTTTGCGACGACAAGGAAAAGAAGATTGTCGAGATCGCCGTTCCCATGGGTGTTATTGCAGGGATCGTTCCCTCCACCAACCCCACGTCTACGACTATCTACAAATCCATGATTGCCTTGAAGTCCGGGAACGCGATTGTTTTCACCCCGCACCCCAGTGCAAAGAAATGTATCGGTAAGACCGTTGAAATTATCCGTTCCGTACTGCACGACTGCGGCGTAAGTGAAGATCTGGTTAGCGTAATGAGCGTGCCTACCATTCAGGGTAGCGGCGAGCTCATGAAAGTTTCCGATCTCATTCTCGCAACCGGCGGTCCGGGCATGGTTAAGGCTGCATACAGCTCCGGTACCCCCGCTCTCGGCGTAGGTGCTGGTAACGTTCCCGCCTACATTGAAAGATCCGCTGACATTAAAGATGCGGTCACCAAGATTTTTGCAAGTAAGACCTTTGATAACGGTACTGTCTGCGCATCCGAGCAGTCCATTATCACCGAGTCCTGCATTGCCGAGCAGGTCAAAGCTGAAGTTATCGCACAGGGCGGTTACTTCCTTTACGGCGAAGACCTGACCAAGGTTAAAGCTGTCATGGAACGCGGTAACGGTTCTATGAACCCCGCAATCGTAGGCCGCGATGCCGGTTACATTGCCAAGCTGGCCGGAATTTCCGTGCCTGCCGGAACCCGCCTGCTCGTCTCTGACGAAAAAGGTGTCGGTCACAAGTATCCTTTCTCTAAGGAAAAACTTACCGCGTTGCTTGGTTTCTACGTTGTTGAAGATTGGAAAGGTGCTTGCGAGATGTGCCACGCGCTGCTCGAAAACGGCGGCATTGGTCATTCCCTGGCCATCCATTCCAAGAACGAAGAAGTTATCCGTGAATTCGGTATGAAGAAGCCTGTTTCCAGAATGCTGGTTAACACTCCGTCCACCCACGGTGCTGTAGGCCTCACTACCTCTCTCTTCCCCTCTTTTACCCTTGGTTGCGGTACTGTAGGCGGAAGCTCCACTTCAGATAACGTTACTCCGCTCAACCTCATGAACGTGAGAAGAATGGCTTACGATCTCGGAAATTTTTCTTGCGAATCCGCTCCTGCGGCTCATGCATCCGATTCCGAGTCCATCGATGTTCAGGCAATCACTGCCATGATCGTCGAGCAGCTTAAGCAGATGGTATAG
- a CDS encoding BMC domain-containing protein: MNSLGFIETKGLLAAIEGADAMLKAAAVNLLEKNISGGGLVTITVCGEVSAVQASVEAGAAAIARIEGAELVSRHVIARPYDELEKIIATSVPVAKAEEISREVAQSPASAAEQTQPAPAEEKVETLESPKKESEAPAVQEFAPEAPVAPEVKEVAPAEEDPKYRAAELRKMKISKVRQIARNLDGISLTNEEVKKATKKTLIDAIINVTRQIEE, translated from the coding sequence ATGAACTCACTTGGATTCATTGAAACGAAAGGACTGCTGGCCGCCATTGAAGGCGCGGATGCAATGCTTAAGGCCGCCGCAGTAAATCTTCTGGAAAAGAATATTTCCGGCGGCGGACTGGTGACCATCACTGTCTGCGGCGAGGTTTCCGCAGTGCAGGCCTCTGTTGAGGCCGGGGCAGCAGCTATCGCACGCATTGAAGGTGCAGAGCTGGTTTCCCGTCATGTGATCGCCCGTCCCTATGATGAACTGGAAAAGATTATCGCAACCAGCGTGCCTGTTGCGAAAGCTGAAGAAATTTCACGGGAAGTAGCACAATCTCCCGCTTCTGCGGCAGAGCAGACTCAACCAGCTCCTGCGGAAGAAAAAGTCGAAACTTTGGAATCTCCGAAAAAGGAATCCGAAGCCCCGGCAGTGCAAGAGTTCGCACCTGAAGCCCCGGTTGCTCCCGAAGTAAAGGAAGTTGCCCCGGCAGAGGAAGACCCGAAGTATCGGGCAGCGGAACTCAGGAAAATGAAAATCAGTAAGGTCCGGCAGATTGCCAGAAACTTGGACGGTATTTCCTTGACCAATGAAGAGGTCAAGAAAGCCACCAAGAAGACACTTATTGACGCGATTATAAATGTTACCAGGCAGATAGAGGAGTAA
- the cutD gene encoding choline TMA-lyase-activating enzyme — protein MIERKAQIFNVQKYNMHDGPGVRTLVFFQGCPLRCEWCSNPEGQYKRYQILYKQDQCVNCGNCVSVCPAGVHKMDGAGKHFIDRDAECVGCRKCEHACLQSALAIVGESKSISELVEMIEEDRPFYETSGGGVTLGGGEVLAQPEAAASLLQACKQRGINTAIETCGYARPEVIEKVAPFVDLFLYDVKHMNSERHREITGVRNEMILQNLIWLLENRNNVKIRMPMLKGVNDGEEEVLQLVKMLKPYQDLKNFKGVDLLPYHKMGVNKYTQLGWEYPVEGDPKLSNADLERIEQAISKYNFPVSVVRH, from the coding sequence GTGATTGAAAGAAAAGCACAGATATTCAACGTACAGAAATACAATATGCACGACGGTCCGGGAGTGAGAACTCTCGTATTCTTCCAGGGTTGCCCCCTGCGCTGTGAATGGTGTTCGAATCCCGAGGGACAGTATAAACGCTACCAGATCCTTTATAAGCAGGATCAGTGTGTAAATTGCGGAAACTGTGTTTCCGTCTGTCCCGCCGGTGTCCATAAAATGGACGGAGCAGGAAAACATTTCATCGACCGTGATGCCGAGTGTGTGGGCTGTCGCAAGTGTGAACATGCCTGCTTGCAAAGTGCTCTGGCAATCGTTGGTGAATCAAAGAGCATCTCCGAACTTGTCGAGATGATCGAAGAGGATCGCCCTTTTTACGAAACTTCCGGCGGCGGTGTGACTCTCGGCGGAGGAGAGGTTTTGGCCCAGCCCGAGGCAGCAGCAAGTCTGCTTCAGGCCTGCAAGCAGCGCGGCATCAACACCGCCATTGAGACCTGCGGCTATGCCCGTCCTGAAGTTATCGAAAAAGTGGCTCCATTCGTGGATCTCTTCCTTTACGACGTCAAACACATGAATTCCGAGCGTCATCGCGAAATTACCGGTGTGCGTAATGAGATGATTCTCCAGAATCTGATCTGGCTCCTTGAGAACAGGAACAACGTCAAGATCAGAATGCCCATGCTCAAGGGCGTAAACGACGGCGAAGAAGAAGTTCTGCAACTTGTGAAAATGCTCAAGCCTTATCAGGATCTTAAAAATTTCAAAGGGGTGGATCTGCTTCCATACCACAAGATGGGCGTGAACAAGTACACCCAACTCGGTTGGGAATATCCGGTGGAAGGTGACCCCAAATTGAGCAATGCCGATCTCGAACGCATTGAGCAGGCCATCAGTAAGTACAATTTTCCGGTCTCAGTGGTTAGACACTAA
- the cutC gene encoding choline trimethylamine-lyase gives MDLQSFSNKLAEATKNLTDTERASLKKIFEGVSAEVFKEKAEQSAAAVSCTETKGIPNGPTDRHVKLKENFLKQVPSISVESARVMTEITKEFPGLPAAILRGKSFKASCEQAPLVIQDNELIVGNPSGAPRRGSFSPEIAWRWMKDELETIGSRPQDPFHISEEDKKYMKEELFPFWENKSIDEYCEGQYREAGLWELSGESYVSDCSYHAVNGGGDSNPGYDVILMKKGMLDIKAEAQAHLDNLDYENPDDLDKIYFYKSVIDTAEGVMIYAKRMSEYAAEKAAQETDPKRKAELLKISEVNARVPAHKPETFWEAIQAVWTVESLLVVEENQTGMSIGRVDQYMYPYFKADLEAGRMTEYEAFDLAGCMLIKMSEMMWITSEDASKFFAGYQPFVNMCVGGVTREGYDATNDLTYLLMDAVRHVKVYQPSLATRVHNKSPHEYLKKIVDVIRSGMGFPAVHFDDAHIKMMLAKGVSMEDARDYCLMGCVEPQKSGRLYQWTSTAYTQWPICIELVMNHGVPLWYGKQVCPDMGSLESYDTYEKFEGAVKEMIKYVTKWTSVATVISQRVHREHAPKPLMSLMYEGTMESGLDVASGGAMYNFGPGVVWSGLATYADSMAAIKKLVYEDKKYTLAQMNEALVAEFKGFDQMKADCLAAPKYGNDDDYADMIAADLVHFTETEHRKYKTLYSVLSHGTLSISNNTPFGQLLGASANGRDAWMPLSDGISPTQGADYKGPTAVIKSVSKMANDLMNIGMVHNFKIMSGLLDTPEGENSIITLMRTASALGNGEMQFNYLDNATLLDAQKHPEKYRDLVVRVAGYSAFFVELCKDVQDEIISRTMMNAI, from the coding sequence GTGGATCTTCAAAGTTTTTCCAACAAGCTTGCTGAAGCAACCAAGAACCTTACTGATACCGAACGTGCCTCGTTGAAGAAAATTTTCGAGGGCGTTTCTGCCGAGGTTTTCAAAGAAAAAGCAGAGCAGTCTGCTGCTGCGGTATCCTGCACCGAGACCAAGGGTATCCCCAATGGTCCTACTGACCGTCACGTTAAACTGAAAGAGAACTTCCTCAAGCAGGTTCCCTCCATCAGTGTTGAGTCCGCTCGCGTGATGACTGAGATTACTAAAGAATTCCCCGGCCTGCCCGCAGCTATCCTGCGTGGTAAAAGCTTCAAAGCGAGCTGCGAACAGGCTCCGCTGGTAATTCAGGATAATGAACTCATCGTAGGTAACCCCTCCGGCGCACCCCGCAGAGGTTCTTTTTCTCCTGAAATCGCATGGCGCTGGATGAAAGACGAGTTGGAAACCATCGGTTCCCGTCCGCAGGACCCCTTCCATATTTCTGAAGAAGACAAGAAATACATGAAGGAAGAGCTTTTCCCCTTTTGGGAAAACAAATCCATCGACGAATACTGCGAAGGCCAGTATCGCGAAGCAGGTCTCTGGGAACTTTCCGGTGAATCCTATGTTTCCGATTGCTCCTACCACGCAGTAAACGGTGGTGGTGACTCCAACCCCGGTTACGATGTCATCCTTATGAAAAAAGGCATGCTCGACATCAAAGCCGAAGCTCAGGCACACCTCGACAACCTCGATTATGAGAACCCTGACGATCTGGACAAGATCTACTTCTACAAGTCTGTAATCGACACCGCTGAAGGTGTAATGATCTACGCCAAGCGTATGTCCGAGTACGCAGCAGAAAAGGCCGCTCAGGAAACTGATCCTAAGCGTAAGGCTGAACTGCTCAAGATTTCCGAAGTCAACGCCCGTGTGCCCGCACACAAGCCCGAAACCTTCTGGGAAGCTATTCAGGCAGTATGGACTGTTGAGTCTCTGCTGGTTGTTGAAGAAAACCAGACCGGTATGTCCATCGGTCGTGTTGACCAGTACATGTACCCCTACTTCAAGGCTGACCTCGAAGCCGGACGCATGACCGAGTATGAAGCTTTCGACCTCGCCGGTTGTATGCTCATCAAGATGTCCGAAATGATGTGGATCACCAGTGAAGATGCCTCCAAGTTCTTCGCCGGTTACCAGCCTTTCGTTAACATGTGCGTCGGTGGTGTCACCCGTGAAGGTTATGATGCAACCAACGATCTGACTTACTTGCTCATGGATGCAGTCCGTCACGTTAAGGTCTACCAGCCTTCTCTGGCTACCCGTGTTCACAACAAATCTCCCCACGAGTACCTAAAGAAAATTGTTGATGTTATTCGTTCCGGCATGGGCTTTCCCGCAGTTCACTTTGACGATGCTCACATCAAGATGATGCTCGCTAAAGGCGTATCCATGGAAGATGCACGCGACTACTGCCTGATGGGTTGTGTTGAACCCCAGAAGTCCGGCCGTCTCTACCAGTGGACCTCCACTGCTTACACCCAGTGGCCTATCTGCATCGAGCTGGTCATGAACCACGGTGTGCCTCTCTGGTACGGCAAGCAGGTTTGCCCGGATATGGGTTCTCTTGAATCCTACGACACTTACGAGAAATTCGAAGGTGCCGTTAAGGAAATGATCAAATACGTTACCAAGTGGACTAGCGTAGCTACTGTAATTTCCCAGCGCGTTCATAGGGAACATGCTCCCAAACCCCTCATGTCCCTTATGTACGAAGGCACCATGGAGTCCGGACTTGACGTAGCCTCCGGCGGCGCCATGTACAACTTCGGTCCCGGCGTTGTCTGGTCCGGTCTCGCCACTTACGCGGACTCCATGGCCGCCATTAAAAAGCTGGTTTATGAAGACAAAAAGTACACCCTTGCTCAGATGAACGAAGCTCTCGTTGCTGAATTTAAGGGATTTGATCAGATGAAGGCTGACTGCCTCGCAGCACCCAAGTACGGCAATGACGATGACTACGCCGACATGATCGCTGCTGATCTGGTTCACTTCACCGAAACTGAGCACCGCAAGTACAAGACCCTGTACTCCGTACTCAGCCACGGAACCTTGTCTATCTCCAACAACACTCCCTTCGGTCAGCTCCTCGGCGCATCCGCGAACGGACGTGACGCATGGATGCCTCTTTCCGACGGCATCAGCCCGACTCAGGGTGCGGACTACAAAGGACCCACCGCGGTTATCAAGTCTGTTTCCAAGATGGCAAACGACCTGATGAATATCGGTATGGTTCATAACTTCAAGATCATGTCCGGACTGCTCGACACCCCCGAAGGTGAAAACTCCATCATTACCCTGATGCGTACTGCAAGCGCACTGGGTAACGGCGAAATGCAGTTCAACTACCTTGATAACGCAACCCTGCTCGACGCTCAGAAGCACCCCGAGAAGTACCGTGACCTCGTTGTTCGCGTGGCCGGTTACTCCGCGTTCTTCGTAGAACTCTGCAAAGACGTACAGGATGAAATTATCAGCCGTACCATGATGAACGCGATCTAG
- a CDS encoding aldehyde dehydrogenase family protein has translation MIVDNDLLSIQQARILAEVAHEAQKKLATFPQEKLDEIVEHLADAVEEHAEELALMSHEETDGGKWQDKLVKNRFVCNQVRKELRGMRCVGVINEDPQKKITDIGVPVGVIAALCPVTGPVSTTIYNTLIAIKSGNGVIFSPHPGAVKSIGRVLDIMIEAGEACGLPEGCLSYLETVTKSGTCELMNHRNISLVMVTGVPGMIEYAQKTGKPVIYGGTGNGPAFIERSADIGQAVKDIIASKTFDNGIAPSAEQSIVVDSCVAHDVRLSLNSCGAYFMSESEAEALAALFIAPDGQRRKGMAGQAAQTLARRAGFSVPENTTVLVAERKYVSDTDPYYREFLSPVLALYVEDDWMHACEKCIELLLHERNAHTLVIHSADEDVILQFALKKPVGRLLVNTPAAFGGMGATTNLFPSMTLGSSSAGFGITSDNVSPMNLIYIRKVGCGVRRAEDVLGQNGQTGDQYKTKVNDSNMVQVIQQILQTAIEAIDDPADR, from the coding sequence ATGATTGTTGACAACGATTTGCTCTCCATCCAGCAAGCCAGAATTCTGGCGGAAGTTGCTCACGAGGCACAGAAAAAGCTGGCAACCTTCCCGCAGGAGAAGCTTGATGAAATAGTCGAGCACCTTGCGGACGCGGTTGAGGAGCATGCTGAGGAGCTGGCGCTCATGTCTCATGAAGAGACTGACGGCGGCAAATGGCAGGACAAGCTGGTCAAGAACCGCTTCGTCTGTAATCAGGTCCGTAAGGAATTGCGCGGTATGCGCTGTGTGGGTGTTATCAATGAAGACCCGCAGAAGAAGATTACCGACATCGGTGTGCCCGTTGGGGTTATCGCTGCTCTTTGTCCAGTGACCGGTCCGGTTTCAACCACAATTTATAATACCCTGATTGCGATCAAATCTGGAAACGGTGTTATTTTTTCCCCCCATCCCGGTGCAGTAAAAAGCATCGGCCGGGTTCTGGATATCATGATCGAAGCCGGAGAAGCCTGTGGGCTTCCTGAAGGCTGTCTTTCCTATTTGGAGACGGTTACCAAGAGCGGAACCTGTGAACTGATGAATCACAGGAACATATCGCTGGTCATGGTTACCGGAGTTCCCGGGATGATCGAATATGCCCAGAAAACCGGCAAACCGGTCATTTACGGGGGAACCGGCAACGGTCCGGCTTTTATCGAACGTTCTGCCGACATTGGGCAGGCTGTTAAAGATATCATTGCCAGCAAGACTTTTGATAACGGGATTGCTCCTTCTGCGGAGCAATCCATCGTTGTCGATTCCTGTGTTGCCCATGATGTCCGTTTGTCGCTGAATTCCTGCGGGGCATACTTTATGTCCGAGAGCGAGGCCGAAGCTCTTGCCGCACTGTTCATCGCGCCTGACGGACAGCGCAGGAAAGGCATGGCCGGACAAGCCGCTCAGACACTGGCTCGTAGAGCCGGGTTCAGCGTGCCCGAAAATACCACCGTACTGGTGGCGGAACGTAAATACGTTTCCGACACCGACCCTTACTACAGAGAATTTCTTTCCCCTGTTCTGGCCCTTTATGTGGAGGACGACTGGATGCACGCCTGTGAAAAGTGCATTGAGCTGCTGCTCCACGAAAGGAATGCCCATACACTGGTTATTCACTCCGCAGATGAGGACGTGATTCTCCAGTTCGCTCTCAAGAAGCCTGTTGGCCGCCTTCTGGTCAACACCCCGGCAGCTTTTGGCGGCATGGGTGCCACTACCAATCTATTCCCCTCAATGACTCTGGGCAGTTCATCTGCCGGATTCGGGATTACTTCCGACAACGTCTCCCCCATGAACCTTATCTATATCAGGAAGGTCGGTTGCGGGGTTAGGCGTGCGGAAGATGTGCTGGGACAGAATGGCCAGACAGGTGATCAATATAAAACAAAAGTAAACGATTCCAATATGGTGCAGGTTATTCAACAGATCCTGCAAACGGCCATTGAAGCCATAGATGATCCTGCGGATCGCTAA
- a CDS encoding BMC domain-containing protein, protein MRYQGEEALGLIETLGMVPSIGGADQMLKTADVKLVGYENIGSTLVAVMVKGDVAAVKASVDAGAATAAEIGELTAQNVMPRPIRGVGDIVSVHGVETTDDTDYSGPRPRAMGLIETFGIVFILEAADAMMKAADVELIGYENVASGYISVLVQGDVAACQAAVEAGVKAVEQMEAKVYASLVIPTPHRDLEQITKIYAIDNLLP, encoded by the coding sequence ATGAGGTACCAAGGCGAAGAGGCCCTCGGGCTTATCGAAACTCTCGGAATGGTTCCGTCCATCGGCGGCGCGGACCAGATGCTTAAAACAGCAGATGTTAAACTCGTTGGTTATGAAAACATCGGTTCTACCCTCGTAGCCGTTATGGTTAAGGGTGATGTCGCAGCAGTAAAGGCTTCTGTTGATGCCGGAGCTGCTACTGCTGCTGAAATCGGTGAACTTACTGCTCAGAACGTTATGCCCCGCCCCATTCGCGGCGTCGGCGACATCGTGTCTGTTCATGGTGTGGAGACCACGGACGATACTGATTACTCCGGCCCCCGTCCCCGGGCAATGGGCTTAATTGAAACATTCGGTATTGTTTTCATCCTTGAGGCGGCAGACGCCATGATGAAAGCCGCAGACGTAGAGCTCATCGGCTACGAAAACGTTGCTTCCGGATATATTTCCGTACTGGTTCAGGGCGATGTGGCAGCTTGTCAGGCCGCTGTTGAAGCAGGTGTGAAGGCTGTGGAACAGATGGAAGCGAAAGTATACGCATCTCTTGTTATCCCCACACCCCATCGCGATCTGGAACAGATCACCAAGATTTACGCAATCGACAACCTGCTCCCTTAA
- a CDS encoding MerR family transcriptional regulator, whose product MKYKERYFIGDMSKICNISKKALRYYDQINLIPSQRHDYNNYRYYTRESLLSVPVIKYYKQMGFTLEEMKEFIEGSAQHVFKSIQHSFRAKIRELEDEQEKIRRRHVSVKDWYELVREAEMVIDNNINEVSIKYIESNDLLFQDQKFEDDLQWSIINLEFTQHVEDVNNEITGPVIINFSSRKKRIEGEDQEIKMLQKTVIPCSEENTYEFGGDMMLSCYHLGAHEDIHKTYMKMERWAANTGYILSEDSFERFVTDYWTTNNSKKFVTEVLIKCSRHGDQDY is encoded by the coding sequence GTGAAGTACAAGGAACGCTATTTCATAGGGGACATGAGCAAAATCTGTAACATCTCCAAAAAAGCACTGCGTTATTACGATCAGATTAATCTCATCCCCTCACAGCGACACGATTACAATAACTACAGGTATTACACCCGGGAATCCCTGCTCTCAGTCCCGGTTATCAAATATTACAAGCAGATGGGTTTCACTCTCGAAGAGATGAAGGAATTCATTGAGGGCAGCGCGCAACACGTATTCAAATCCATACAGCACTCGTTCCGGGCCAAAATCAGGGAACTTGAGGACGAGCAGGAAAAAATCCGCCGCAGGCACGTATCGGTCAAAGACTGGTATGAACTGGTCCGCGAAGCGGAAATGGTAATCGACAACAACATAAACGAAGTTTCAATCAAGTACATTGAGAGCAACGACCTGCTCTTTCAGGACCAGAAATTTGAAGACGACCTGCAATGGTCGATCATCAATCTTGAATTCACCCAGCATGTGGAAGATGTGAATAACGAGATAACCGGCCCGGTCATCATCAACTTCTCATCACGCAAAAAACGCATCGAAGGCGAAGATCAAGAGATTAAGATGCTGCAAAAAACAGTTATTCCTTGCAGCGAAGAAAACACATATGAATTCGGCGGGGACATGATGCTCTCCTGTTACCATCTCGGAGCCCACGAAGACATCCATAAGACTTATATGAAAATGGAACGCTGGGCAGCCAACACAGGTTACATACTGAGTGAAGATTCCTTTGAACGGTTCGTAACCGATTACTGGACCACCAATAACAGTAAGAAATTTGTAACCGAAGTCCTGATCAAATGCTCGCGGCACGGCGATCAGGATTATTAG
- a CDS encoding DUF362 domain-containing protein: protein MPPVAEINFKDYRSSVKKALDRIEAAEAIATENRILLKPNLVNASTPPVTTEPEFCRAVIEYVQAANPDAEIVIGEGCGDLNYETDEIFKLLGYEKLAEEYGIELLDLNHAPLCEKKLEGAKVFPTIFLPEIAFSHKIISLPNLKAHSLAGITGAIKNMMGFAPPAHYNAGSWKKSFFHQQMQQSVRELNMFIPPWLSIMDASVGLAEYHLGGALCDPDPELVLASFDAQALDRRAAEILGLNWRDIGHLR, encoded by the coding sequence ATGCCCCCCGTAGCTGAAATAAATTTCAAAGACTACCGCAGTTCCGTAAAAAAGGCACTGGACAGAATTGAAGCAGCCGAAGCTATTGCCACTGAAAATAGAATCCTGCTCAAACCCAATCTGGTTAATGCTTCCACACCCCCGGTGACTACTGAGCCTGAATTCTGCCGCGCGGTAATTGAATACGTACAGGCAGCCAACCCGGACGCGGAAATAGTAATCGGCGAAGGATGCGGGGATTTGAATTATGAAACTGATGAAATATTCAAGCTGCTCGGCTATGAAAAACTGGCTGAAGAATACGGAATAGAGCTGCTGGACCTGAATCACGCCCCGCTTTGTGAGAAAAAACTTGAAGGGGCCAAAGTCTTCCCGACCATCTTCCTGCCGGAGATCGCTTTCAGTCATAAGATCATTTCCCTGCCCAACCTCAAGGCCCATTCGCTGGCCGGGATAACCGGGGCCATTAAAAATATGATGGGCTTTGCGCCCCCGGCCCATTACAACGCCGGAAGCTGGAAAAAATCATTTTTTCATCAGCAGATGCAGCAATCGGTGAGGGAATTGAATATGTTCATTCCACCGTGGCTCTCAATTATGGACGCTAGCGTGGGGCTGGCAGAATATCATCTCGGCGGTGCGCTGTGTGACCCTGATCCTGAACTGGTCCTCGCCAGCTTCGATGCGCAGGCCCTTGACCGCAGGGCCGCGGAAATCCTCGGCCTCAACTGGCGGGATATCGGTCACCTGCGCTAA